DNA from Mycolicibacterium alvei:
CGGAGACATCTTCGGCGCCCCACTGGCCATGGAAGGCCTCGTCGCATTCTTCTTCGAATCCACGTTCATCGGATTGTGGATCTTCGGCTGGTCGCGGCTGCCCCGACTGGTTCACCTGGCCTGTATCTGGATCGTCGCCCTGGCGGTGAACATGTCGGCGTTCTTCATCATCGCCGCGAACTCGTTCATGCAGCATCCGGTCGGGGCACGGTTCAATCCGGAAACCGGCCGCGCCGAATTGACCAGCATCGTCGCGCTCTTCACCAACAACACCGCGATCGCCGCGTTCAGTCACGCTGTCGCGGGCGCATTTCTGACCGCGGGCACGTTCGTGGCATGTGTGTGCGCGTGGTGGATGGTGCGCTCGCGCAGTCATGCTGAGGGTGCGGAGGACACGAAGCGCGACGACGCCGTCCGGATGTACCGCCCCGCCACCATCCTGGGCTGCTGGGTCGCACTGATCTCCGCGGTCGCGTTGTTCTTCACCGGAGACGCGCAGGGCAAGCTGATGTTCCAGCAACAGCCCATGAAGATGGCCTCGGCAGAATCGTTGTGTGACAGCGAGACCGACCCCAATTTCTCGGTGCTCACCGTCGGGACCCACAACAACTGCGACAGTGTCATACACCTCATCGAGGTGCCGTATGTGCTGCCGTTCCTGGCCGAGGGCACGTTCACCGGTGTTCACCTCGAAGGTGTCAACGACCTGCAGGCGCAGTTCGAGGAGAAGTTCGGGCCCGGTGACTACCGTCCGAATCT
Protein-coding regions in this window:
- a CDS encoding cytochrome ubiquinol oxidase subunit I, which translates into the protein MDALDVSRWQFGITTVYHFIFVPLTIGLAPLIAIMQTVWVVTGNDSWYRLTRFFGKLFLINFAIGVATGLVQEFQFGMNWSEYSRFVGDIFGAPLAMEGLVAFFFESTFIGLWIFGWSRLPRLVHLACIWIVALAVNMSAFFIIAANSFMQHPVGARFNPETGRAELTSIVALFTNNTAIAAFSHAVAGAFLTAGTFVACVCAWWMVRSRSHAEGAEDTKRDDAVRMYRPATILGCWVALISAVALFFTGDAQGKLMFQQQPMKMASAESLCDSETDPNFSVLTVGTHNNCDSVIHLIEVPYVLPFLAEGTFTGVHLEGVNDLQAQFEEKFGPGDYRPNLFVTYWSFRAMIGLLAVPGLFALAALWLTRGGRIPRHRWFSWFALLTIPTPFLANSAGWVFTEMGRQPWVVVPNPTGDQDIRLTVAQGVSGHSAGLVWLSLITFTLLYAVLAVVWFFLLRRYIVEGPLEHDAEPAPPTPPDDDEVAPLSFAY